The Episyrphus balteatus chromosome 4, idEpiBalt1.1, whole genome shotgun sequence genome includes a window with the following:
- the LOC129918089 gene encoding uncharacterized protein LOC129918089 isoform X2 — protein sequence MDSIESGCKDRLRMDSTEKPDKSTTSKKPAPIRTNITISGVSESLKSATLTTPSTPRIELSRASSSSHHEDSRDSSPDNVFEQDTIGVGFHEEGALELRSSTEELFFMDPEAKKEEQEKLQQQIQQARRSSPIIFKFDEHQNYLQHHQRKDSASSEVAALLCISGRTSRVSSVGSQGSAVSRLSAISGVSRSPSPHRMLLETSFCGPKPLENLVDGSSVSVVEAPTAEILEQVLLSRKHDPTQAVFAEGIKIESSPQKKKPPTSITNGDTKRKPTDVKRASRQTTSSSSKAVSSRAANRLTANKSPGQLVMGKTPSGSEYIRINLKPDHMYKDKGVAPNERVVEVAVPGAEKTGHHKKPISLSLGRNAAIDEKRLTPSLSPKPSRHSALSKEAMGSRSPSPANVSVSRKSSFCSLFKLKDSPDSPKDRVRSRSKSRDRSTPQSQNPTPNKQKSVLAIFKPKRGEGKSKSSSPIDFDFERHTPTASKDSAMETFQSAGSRPSSRLRYYDKPADGKGIHIPLHTPPEEKNVNKLLQESADTRPQSAPTLKESLASSHSISSTAKTKPNDVSSKPTPATIKPDELKHENTVLAAPSAPPVPHQNKVTKIQCIENLDAIHTLPQDVDEKEQTWSLEVHQHSSQDSQDTILSDNSLPNNCISKLSGPRTNLENVSEHTIDENGIAAEVHRVPSETESIPVQAQQQVEESMGREKRRILFATRLGSGSQEQMFSTQFSLSKTESLSSQLSEQASIPENSVQEVLQRKDTILRRPDDSTVVANKTTTPINRSEILKKPSVSKSQSTSEDEKQAPIPAAGILMRKKESMNEELRRKSSRSASEDDDVVATHRHSRYLENFDVRRKLHENVAARKSTSPVAIPQTKEEDVKMTVQDQGVIDISRHPQPKLLKKQISESETDTNAAQTDLSKFETFSEPIHIPTERQSFVSTDEPESSESERDSESDPHQLKRNLSRHIASAIEDHESTGLVSQESFDDELPYIPTTLPEERAHGVALIPMKERLHMELKTCPLDRPRSTTPLNPSHLEEYCGIVAAAPEAGGDLDHRQPIRGEKLRISLPKKDSAKDKAQKSKSPRRTSTSSGKSWFEFAEEAIRGPTTTTVTENNKLASIPKLPAAEECQPTPETPTSQAQVIQGNIRKLSDQWVDFQNIPEKRKTPKKITTLPKDTLADNKTMVEHYNYVKPEECQCECHDVERESVLTHKSIASVDLLNPTREDMQPLLEPETLESIDPSDSSREYSCYTDDETEGARTNQMQTEEFPLRGLHNSRNTKFPDNRYS from the exons atggaTTCAATTGAAAGTGGTTGTAAGGATCGCCTTAGAATGGACAGCACAGAAAAGCCGGATAAATCTACAACATCAAAAAAACCAGCACCTATTAGAACAAACATTACAATAAGTGGAGTATCGGAATCATTGAAGAGTGCAACCTTAACTACGCCATCAACACCAAGAATCGAGCTTAGTCGAGCATCAAGTTCTTCGCACCACGAAGACAGTCGTGATAGTAGCCCAGATAATGTGTTTGAACAG GACACTATTGGAGTAGGATTTCATGAAGAAGGTGCTTTGGAATTGCGTAGCTCAACCGAAGAGTTATTCTTTATGGATCCAGAGGctaaaaaagaagaacaagaaaaaTTGCAACAACAAATTCAG CAAGCACGTCGATCCTCGcctattattttcaaatttgatgAGCAccaaaattatctacaacatcATCAACGAAAAGACTCGGCCAGCTCTGAAGTTGCAGCCCTCCTCTGCATATCTGGTCGCACAAGCCGAGTGTCAAGTGTTGGTAGCCAAGGATCGGCAGTAAGTCGATTGTCTGCAATATCCGGTGTATCACGATCACCATCGCCACATCGAATGCTTCTCGAGACATCGTTTTGTGGTCCTAAACCTTTAGAAAATCTAGTAGATGGAAGCAGTGTGAGTGTTGTTGAAGCTCCAACAGCTGAAATTCTTGAGCAAGTCCTACTCTCAAGAAAACATGATCCAACACAAGCCGTTTTCGCTGAAGGAATAAAAATCGAATCTTCTCCTCAGAAAAAGAAGCCTCCAACTAGCATTACCAATGGTGATACAAAACGAAAACCAACCGATGTGAAGCGAGCTAGTCGACAAACAACCTCCTCCTCCTCAAAAGCGGTTTCTTCACGTGCAGCCAATCGTTTGACAGCAAATAAGAGTCCAGGACAATTGGTGATGGGCAAGACACCCAGTGGATCAGAGTACATTCGAATCAATCTAAAACCTGACCACATGTACAAGGATAAAGGTGTTGCACCTAACGAACGAGTTGTTGAAGTTGCCGTTCCAGGTGCAGAAAAAACTGGACATCATAAAAAGCCAATCTCTCTCAGTTTGGGTAGGAATGCTGCTATTGACGAAAAGCGATTAACACCCAGCTTAAGTCCAAAACCATCAAGACACTCAGCACTTTCCAAAGAAGCCATGGGAAGTCGATCACCATCGCCAGCTAACGTATCCGTTTCTCGCAAAAGCTCATTTTGTTCGCTATTCAAACTCAAAGATTCACCAGACTCACCAAAAGATCGTGTCAGATCTCGAAGCAAAAGTAGAGATCGTTCTACACCACAATCACAGAATCCTAcaccaaataaacaaaaatcagtTTTGGCAATATTTAAGCCTAAACGTGGCGAAGGCAAATCAAAGAGTTCATCACCTATTGACTTTGATTTTGAACGCCATACTCCAACAGCTAGCAAAGATAGTGCAATGGAAACGTTCCAAAGCGCTGGTTCAAGGCCTTCGAGTAGATTAAGATACTACGATAAGCCAGCCGATGGGAAGGGAATACACATTCCCCTTCATACTCCTcctgaagaaaaaaatgtcaacaagTTATTACAGGAATCAGCTGATACCCGACCACAATCAGCACCAACACTCAAAGAATCCTTAGCATCATCGCACTCAATAAGCTCAACAGCCAAGACTAAACCAAACGATGTTTCTTCAAAACCAACACCTGCTACAATCAAACCCGATGAACTGAAACATGAAAACACCGTTTTGGCTGCCCCATCAGCACCACCAGTTCCACATCAAAATAAAGTGACGAAAATTCAATGTATAGAAAACCTTGATGCAATTCACACTCTTCCTCAAGACGTCGATGAAAAAGAACAAACTTGGAGTCTCGAGGTCCATCAGCATAGTTCTCAAGACAGTCAAGACACCATTTTATCAGACAATTCATTACCTAATAATTGTATTTCCAAATTGAGTGGCCCTCGAACGAATTTGGAAAACGTTTCCGAGCACACCATTGACGAAAATGGCATTGCAGCAGAAGTACATCGTGTGCCTTCGGAGACAGAGTCTATTCCGGTTCAAGCACAACAACAAGTGGAAGAATCTATGGGAAGGGAAAAACGAAGAATTCTGTTCGCAACAAGACTAGGCTCTGGTAGCCAAGAGCAAATGTTTAGCACTCAATTTAGCCTCTCAAAGACAGAAAGTCTTTCAAGTCAGCTGTCAGAACAAGCCTCAATCCCTGAGAACTCAGTCCAGGAGGTTCTTCAACGCAAAGATACTATATTGCGAAGACCAGATGACAGTACTGTTGTGGCTAATAAAACCACTACTCCTATCAACAGAtccgaaattttgaaaaagcctTCAGTTTCAAAGTCTCAGTCAACATCTGAAGATGAGAAGCAAGCTCCTATTCCTGCTGCTGGAATTCTAATGCGAAAAAAAGAGTCTATGAATGAGGAACTTAGACGCAAGTCATCTCGTTCCGCGTCGGAAGATGATGATGTTGTTGCTACTCACAGACATTCTCGCTATCTGGAAAACTTTGACGTACGTCGAAAGCTCCATGAGAATGTTGCAGCTCGAAAATCAACAAGCCCAGTAGCAATACCACAAACTAAGGAAGAAGATGTTAAAATGACAGTTCAAGATCAGGGTGTGATTGATATATCAAGACATCCTCAACCAAAACTATTGAAAAAGCAAATTTCTGAATCGGAAACTGACACTAACGCTGCGCAAACTGATTTGTCCAAGTTTGAAACATTCAGTGAACCTATTCATATCCCAACAGAACGACAATCATTTGTTTCAACTGATGAGCCAGAGTCATCGGAAAGCGAACGTGACTCCGAATCAGATCCTCATCAATTGAAACGTAATTTATCACGACACATAGCTAGTGCTATTGAAGATCACGAGAGCACGGGTTTGGTTTCACAAGAATCATTTGACGATGAGCTTCCTTATATTCCAACAACACTGCCTGAGGAGCGAGCTCATGGTGTTGCTCTAATTCCAATGAAAGAGCGTTTGCATATGGAATTGAAAACATGTCCATTAGATCGGCCACGTTCCACAACACCTCTCAATCCTTCACATCTTGAAGAGTATTGTGGAATTGTAGCTGCTGCACCAGAAGCTGGTGGTGACCTAGATCACCGGCAACCTATCAGAGGTGAAAAGCTACGAATAAGTCTTCCGAAAAAGGATTCCGCCAAGGATAAAgcacaaaaatcaaaatctccTCGACGAACTTCAACATCGAGTGGAAAAAGTTGGTTTGAATTTGCTGAAGAAGCTATTCGCggcccaacaacaacaaccgttactgaaaataataaattagctAGTATTCCTAAACTTCCGGCAGCGGAAGAATGTCAACCTACACCTGAAACCCCAACAAGTCAAGCTCAAGTGATTCAGGGCAATATTAGAAAACTATCTGATCAATGGGTAGACTTCCAGAATATTCCTGAAAAGCGTAAGACtccgaaaaaaattacaacactGCCAAAGGACACTTTAGCTGATAACAAGACTATGGTTGAACACTATAATTATGTTAAACCTGAAGAGTGCCAGTGTGAATGTCATGATGTGGAGAGGGAGTCCGTACTGACACATAAATCAATTGCTTCGGTAGACTTGTTGAATCCGACTAGGGAAGATATGCAGCCACTTTTGGAGCCTGAAACGCTAGAAAGTATTGATCCTAG TGATTCATCAAGAGAATACAGTTGTTACACAGATGATGAAACAGAAGGTGCTAGAACAAATCAGATGCAA ACTGAAGAATTCCCTTTGCGTGGCTTGCACAACTCTAGAAACACGAAGTTCCCTGACAACCGATATTCTTAA
- the LOC129918089 gene encoding uncharacterized protein LOC129918089 isoform X1, with the protein MDSIESGCKDRLRMDSTEKPDKSTTSKKPAPIRTNITISGVSESLKSATLTTPSTPRIELSRASSSSHHEDSRDSSPDNVFEQVGTGTLQDTIGVGFHEEGALELRSSTEELFFMDPEAKKEEQEKLQQQIQQARRSSPIIFKFDEHQNYLQHHQRKDSASSEVAALLCISGRTSRVSSVGSQGSAVSRLSAISGVSRSPSPHRMLLETSFCGPKPLENLVDGSSVSVVEAPTAEILEQVLLSRKHDPTQAVFAEGIKIESSPQKKKPPTSITNGDTKRKPTDVKRASRQTTSSSSKAVSSRAANRLTANKSPGQLVMGKTPSGSEYIRINLKPDHMYKDKGVAPNERVVEVAVPGAEKTGHHKKPISLSLGRNAAIDEKRLTPSLSPKPSRHSALSKEAMGSRSPSPANVSVSRKSSFCSLFKLKDSPDSPKDRVRSRSKSRDRSTPQSQNPTPNKQKSVLAIFKPKRGEGKSKSSSPIDFDFERHTPTASKDSAMETFQSAGSRPSSRLRYYDKPADGKGIHIPLHTPPEEKNVNKLLQESADTRPQSAPTLKESLASSHSISSTAKTKPNDVSSKPTPATIKPDELKHENTVLAAPSAPPVPHQNKVTKIQCIENLDAIHTLPQDVDEKEQTWSLEVHQHSSQDSQDTILSDNSLPNNCISKLSGPRTNLENVSEHTIDENGIAAEVHRVPSETESIPVQAQQQVEESMGREKRRILFATRLGSGSQEQMFSTQFSLSKTESLSSQLSEQASIPENSVQEVLQRKDTILRRPDDSTVVANKTTTPINRSEILKKPSVSKSQSTSEDEKQAPIPAAGILMRKKESMNEELRRKSSRSASEDDDVVATHRHSRYLENFDVRRKLHENVAARKSTSPVAIPQTKEEDVKMTVQDQGVIDISRHPQPKLLKKQISESETDTNAAQTDLSKFETFSEPIHIPTERQSFVSTDEPESSESERDSESDPHQLKRNLSRHIASAIEDHESTGLVSQESFDDELPYIPTTLPEERAHGVALIPMKERLHMELKTCPLDRPRSTTPLNPSHLEEYCGIVAAAPEAGGDLDHRQPIRGEKLRISLPKKDSAKDKAQKSKSPRRTSTSSGKSWFEFAEEAIRGPTTTTVTENNKLASIPKLPAAEECQPTPETPTSQAQVIQGNIRKLSDQWVDFQNIPEKRKTPKKITTLPKDTLADNKTMVEHYNYVKPEECQCECHDVERESVLTHKSIASVDLLNPTREDMQPLLEPETLESIDPSDSSREYSCYTDDETEGARTNQMQTEEFPLRGLHNSRNTKFPDNRYS; encoded by the exons atggaTTCAATTGAAAGTGGTTGTAAGGATCGCCTTAGAATGGACAGCACAGAAAAGCCGGATAAATCTACAACATCAAAAAAACCAGCACCTATTAGAACAAACATTACAATAAGTGGAGTATCGGAATCATTGAAGAGTGCAACCTTAACTACGCCATCAACACCAAGAATCGAGCTTAGTCGAGCATCAAGTTCTTCGCACCACGAAGACAGTCGTGATAGTAGCCCAGATAATGTGTTTGAACAG GTTGGCACTGGCACACTGCAGGACACTATTGGAGTAGGATTTCATGAAGAAGGTGCTTTGGAATTGCGTAGCTCAACCGAAGAGTTATTCTTTATGGATCCAGAGGctaaaaaagaagaacaagaaaaaTTGCAACAACAAATTCAG CAAGCACGTCGATCCTCGcctattattttcaaatttgatgAGCAccaaaattatctacaacatcATCAACGAAAAGACTCGGCCAGCTCTGAAGTTGCAGCCCTCCTCTGCATATCTGGTCGCACAAGCCGAGTGTCAAGTGTTGGTAGCCAAGGATCGGCAGTAAGTCGATTGTCTGCAATATCCGGTGTATCACGATCACCATCGCCACATCGAATGCTTCTCGAGACATCGTTTTGTGGTCCTAAACCTTTAGAAAATCTAGTAGATGGAAGCAGTGTGAGTGTTGTTGAAGCTCCAACAGCTGAAATTCTTGAGCAAGTCCTACTCTCAAGAAAACATGATCCAACACAAGCCGTTTTCGCTGAAGGAATAAAAATCGAATCTTCTCCTCAGAAAAAGAAGCCTCCAACTAGCATTACCAATGGTGATACAAAACGAAAACCAACCGATGTGAAGCGAGCTAGTCGACAAACAACCTCCTCCTCCTCAAAAGCGGTTTCTTCACGTGCAGCCAATCGTTTGACAGCAAATAAGAGTCCAGGACAATTGGTGATGGGCAAGACACCCAGTGGATCAGAGTACATTCGAATCAATCTAAAACCTGACCACATGTACAAGGATAAAGGTGTTGCACCTAACGAACGAGTTGTTGAAGTTGCCGTTCCAGGTGCAGAAAAAACTGGACATCATAAAAAGCCAATCTCTCTCAGTTTGGGTAGGAATGCTGCTATTGACGAAAAGCGATTAACACCCAGCTTAAGTCCAAAACCATCAAGACACTCAGCACTTTCCAAAGAAGCCATGGGAAGTCGATCACCATCGCCAGCTAACGTATCCGTTTCTCGCAAAAGCTCATTTTGTTCGCTATTCAAACTCAAAGATTCACCAGACTCACCAAAAGATCGTGTCAGATCTCGAAGCAAAAGTAGAGATCGTTCTACACCACAATCACAGAATCCTAcaccaaataaacaaaaatcagtTTTGGCAATATTTAAGCCTAAACGTGGCGAAGGCAAATCAAAGAGTTCATCACCTATTGACTTTGATTTTGAACGCCATACTCCAACAGCTAGCAAAGATAGTGCAATGGAAACGTTCCAAAGCGCTGGTTCAAGGCCTTCGAGTAGATTAAGATACTACGATAAGCCAGCCGATGGGAAGGGAATACACATTCCCCTTCATACTCCTcctgaagaaaaaaatgtcaacaagTTATTACAGGAATCAGCTGATACCCGACCACAATCAGCACCAACACTCAAAGAATCCTTAGCATCATCGCACTCAATAAGCTCAACAGCCAAGACTAAACCAAACGATGTTTCTTCAAAACCAACACCTGCTACAATCAAACCCGATGAACTGAAACATGAAAACACCGTTTTGGCTGCCCCATCAGCACCACCAGTTCCACATCAAAATAAAGTGACGAAAATTCAATGTATAGAAAACCTTGATGCAATTCACACTCTTCCTCAAGACGTCGATGAAAAAGAACAAACTTGGAGTCTCGAGGTCCATCAGCATAGTTCTCAAGACAGTCAAGACACCATTTTATCAGACAATTCATTACCTAATAATTGTATTTCCAAATTGAGTGGCCCTCGAACGAATTTGGAAAACGTTTCCGAGCACACCATTGACGAAAATGGCATTGCAGCAGAAGTACATCGTGTGCCTTCGGAGACAGAGTCTATTCCGGTTCAAGCACAACAACAAGTGGAAGAATCTATGGGAAGGGAAAAACGAAGAATTCTGTTCGCAACAAGACTAGGCTCTGGTAGCCAAGAGCAAATGTTTAGCACTCAATTTAGCCTCTCAAAGACAGAAAGTCTTTCAAGTCAGCTGTCAGAACAAGCCTCAATCCCTGAGAACTCAGTCCAGGAGGTTCTTCAACGCAAAGATACTATATTGCGAAGACCAGATGACAGTACTGTTGTGGCTAATAAAACCACTACTCCTATCAACAGAtccgaaattttgaaaaagcctTCAGTTTCAAAGTCTCAGTCAACATCTGAAGATGAGAAGCAAGCTCCTATTCCTGCTGCTGGAATTCTAATGCGAAAAAAAGAGTCTATGAATGAGGAACTTAGACGCAAGTCATCTCGTTCCGCGTCGGAAGATGATGATGTTGTTGCTACTCACAGACATTCTCGCTATCTGGAAAACTTTGACGTACGTCGAAAGCTCCATGAGAATGTTGCAGCTCGAAAATCAACAAGCCCAGTAGCAATACCACAAACTAAGGAAGAAGATGTTAAAATGACAGTTCAAGATCAGGGTGTGATTGATATATCAAGACATCCTCAACCAAAACTATTGAAAAAGCAAATTTCTGAATCGGAAACTGACACTAACGCTGCGCAAACTGATTTGTCCAAGTTTGAAACATTCAGTGAACCTATTCATATCCCAACAGAACGACAATCATTTGTTTCAACTGATGAGCCAGAGTCATCGGAAAGCGAACGTGACTCCGAATCAGATCCTCATCAATTGAAACGTAATTTATCACGACACATAGCTAGTGCTATTGAAGATCACGAGAGCACGGGTTTGGTTTCACAAGAATCATTTGACGATGAGCTTCCTTATATTCCAACAACACTGCCTGAGGAGCGAGCTCATGGTGTTGCTCTAATTCCAATGAAAGAGCGTTTGCATATGGAATTGAAAACATGTCCATTAGATCGGCCACGTTCCACAACACCTCTCAATCCTTCACATCTTGAAGAGTATTGTGGAATTGTAGCTGCTGCACCAGAAGCTGGTGGTGACCTAGATCACCGGCAACCTATCAGAGGTGAAAAGCTACGAATAAGTCTTCCGAAAAAGGATTCCGCCAAGGATAAAgcacaaaaatcaaaatctccTCGACGAACTTCAACATCGAGTGGAAAAAGTTGGTTTGAATTTGCTGAAGAAGCTATTCGCggcccaacaacaacaaccgttactgaaaataataaattagctAGTATTCCTAAACTTCCGGCAGCGGAAGAATGTCAACCTACACCTGAAACCCCAACAAGTCAAGCTCAAGTGATTCAGGGCAATATTAGAAAACTATCTGATCAATGGGTAGACTTCCAGAATATTCCTGAAAAGCGTAAGACtccgaaaaaaattacaacactGCCAAAGGACACTTTAGCTGATAACAAGACTATGGTTGAACACTATAATTATGTTAAACCTGAAGAGTGCCAGTGTGAATGTCATGATGTGGAGAGGGAGTCCGTACTGACACATAAATCAATTGCTTCGGTAGACTTGTTGAATCCGACTAGGGAAGATATGCAGCCACTTTTGGAGCCTGAAACGCTAGAAAGTATTGATCCTAG TGATTCATCAAGAGAATACAGTTGTTACACAGATGATGAAACAGAAGGTGCTAGAACAAATCAGATGCAA ACTGAAGAATTCCCTTTGCGTGGCTTGCACAACTCTAGAAACACGAAGTTCCCTGACAACCGATATTCTTAA
- the LOC129918390 gene encoding uncharacterized protein LOC129918390 gives MAFMMPVMKNEFDIYNGSRTRKVSEVSTNTSANGQRSRKVSECKSECQTSSTSPSSSHLTQMNRSASSRAAFPRNSSRSSQSNMFAASPTRNYNNNNINIINNNQAASPPKTHAGSQGSLNKFHNRLVDKLRKSFRKDTAKRS, from the coding sequence atggcCTTCATGATGCCCGTGATGAAAAATGAGTTTGATATTTATAATGGTAGTCGAACCCGGAAGGTATCCGAGGTATCGACAAATACATCAGCTAACGGACAACGATCTCGCAAGGTATCTGAATGTAAATCAGAGTGCCAAACGTCCTCTACGTCACCTTCCTCAAGTCATTTAACGCAAATGAATCGTTCTGCATCATCTCGTGCCGCATTTCCCAGAAATTCGTCACGCAGCTCTCAATCTAATATGTTTGCTGCATCGCCAACACGTAATTACAATAACAACAATATCAATATCATCAACAACAATCAAGCAGCTAGCCCTCCCAAAACCCATGCTGGCAGCCAAGGaagtttaaataaattccaTAATCGTTTGGTTGATAAGCTCCGCAAGTCCTTTCGCAAAGACACAGCTAAGCGATCATGA